The DNA region CTATAAAAAGGTTCATTCATGGAAACCTTTCGCCCACCCTTAGTTATAGAGTACGCAATATCATCAGTAAAGCCTGCCATTTTTACAATATCTTTAATCCTTCTATTAATTTGCCATTCGCTGATTGAATTTGGCAAAATCCCTCCATATTTGACAATAGTTTTCTTCACGATGGGATGTAATGGAATATCGATATATTCAGAAGTCTTTTCACCTCTTATCGAAATTAGGTTTCCATGGATATGGCTTTTGGAGATTTCCAACAAATTACCAACTCTCAAACCTAACCAGCAGGATGCTACAAATAAATCCCGGATGACTTCATCTTGTGGAGTATTTTCTAAGTGCAGTTTATTTAAGGTTTTTATCTGGTCTTCTGACAGATAAACTGAGAAACTCTCTTCTGATGTCTTTTTGAAGCGTTTGCTTTTAAATTTGAAGTTAGAGTGCAGTTCCCTTTCTTCCGCCTCTGCCATAAAGAATTTGATATGCTTTACTTCTTTACCTATTGTATTTACTGAATACTCTTTTTCCATTTGACAATAAGAAACATAGGCATTATAAAAATCCATGTCAATACTTTCAAAATGTACAGGTCTTTTATAACACTCTTTTTGAAAGGACTTCAAATTCTTGAATGTTGTTCGGTATTGCGCTAATGTACCAGATGTGCGGTTGAGTGTCGGAATTAATTTTTCCATGAATTGTATAAGACTTCCACCTTCTGACAAATCTATTCGGACTTTTTCCACCTTATTTATCTCAACTTGCTTTATTTGCTGCTTGAATTTTACAAGTATATCTTGTTCCTGATTCTGTATCAGATCTGTTAGTTTGGAAACTGCACTTGCACCAAAGAATTGTAGATAATTATTAAATTCCATCGTTTCGGCAGAGGTTCACCTTGCTCGTTGTGCATTTTCATTCCAATTTGTTGGTTTTATGACCTTGCCTGTGCTTATGGTAATTCTTTTACCATGACAATACAAATAGAGCATTACCGTTGAACGTCCTTGTTTGTTGAGTTTATTACTGAGATAAAAACGAGGTTCCATGGCGATATTTTTTTTACTTACAATTACTTACAGTATTTTGGATATTTACTTACAATAAAGATAATCTATTTTCACAAAATATATTATAACTATTTGGTAAATAATTAATTATATTAATTTCTATTAAAGTATATTCAACTCTATTTATGCAAAATAAGTCCCAGCGGGATCACAGAAAGCAGTAAAACGAAGTTAAACTGGTTTCAATAAAATTAAAAAAGCCGTGTAAATCAATAGATTACACGGCTTTTTCGTTAAGTGTCATTAACTTGAATATTTGAATAATTAAGATCTCAGAGGTTAGCAAATAGGTTAGCAAGATTTTGACTAACTTGTGCTAACCTTTGAAAAACCGAAGTGCTTATCCACATTACGTTTAACAGGGTTAAGACAGGTATGAAAAAGTAAACTTTTCCTGTTTTAACCACAAAAAAAATGTTGGTTATGGCAAAACTTAATTCCACCTTGTCCATCTTATTTTGGCTGAACCGCCAAAGAGGCAAAAACGAAAATTTCCCCATCTACGCCCGTATCACTTTGAACGGTAAAAGAATGGAACTTTCAACGCATGTTTATGTAAACCTGCTACAATGGGATCAAAAGAACCAGCGCGTAAAGGGAACAAGCGAACTGTCCCGTAAAAGCAATGCATCACTCATACAAATGTCGGGTACCTTGCAGGGACTTTACACAAAACTATCAATGCTGGATGGTTGCGTATCATTGGAAGATTTGAAGAATATTTACTCTGGTAAGAAATTCAATCAGAAAAGTTTGTTGGATGCTTTCACATTCCACAACAAAAGATTTTTGGAAAAGGTAGCATCTGGTCGCAATAGTGACCGTACCTACAAAAGGTATGAAATAACAAAAGAGAAAGTTTCAACCTTCTTAAATGAACAATATCAGTTAGACGACCTACCGTTGTCTCAAATACAGTTTGGCTTTGCTTCTGATCTAGAGCATTACTTGTGTAATGTGACCAAGATCGGAATCAATACCGCCATGAAATACATCAAAATTACAAAACAGGTTTTAAAATTGGCTGTTGACCAAGGTTGGATAACCAACAACCCTATCGGAGGATTTAAATGCAGCTACGAAAATCCGCAGAGGGAAATCTTGACCATGGCTGAAATCGAAATGATATACAACAAACCCTTACTTCCAAGACTAGGACAGGTAAGGGATGTATATATTTTCTGCTGTTTCACAGGACTGGCATTTACCGACGTCTGTGAACTTACATCTGGTAATATCAAAATAGGTATTGACGGAGAAAAATGGATCATGACGGACAGGCAAAAAACAGGAACGTCGGAGGAAGTGCCGCTCTTGCCGGTTGCGTTAGAAATTCTGGACAAGTATAGTTCGAATTTGTTACTACAAAGAAAGAAACAATTACTCCCTTTGTGTAGCAATCAGCGTTTCAATGGCTACTTACAGGAAATTGCAGACATCTGTGGTATAGACAAACATCTTACATCACATACGGCTCGACATACTTTCGCCACCACCGTAACACTTGAAAACGACGTACCCATAGAAACGGTCAGTCGGATGCTTGGTCACAAAAGCATCCGAACCACACAGATCTATGCGAAAATCACCCGAAAGAAGATTAGCAACAATATGCGCACTTTAAAAGACAAACTTAAAATGGGCAGAGAAGCATACTAAGTATAAATTAAACATATATGTCAATTATAAATATGTATTTATTTAGTTTTTAAAGGACTAGATAGGCTTGACTAAGTATACTATAAAAACAAAATGGTACTTACAGTACCATTTTGTTTGATTTTTTAAATCTACAGGAAAATCAAACTAGTTTATTACTAAAATCATTGTATTATTTCTTAGTTTTTTTCTTTGGCTTTACATTTAAAGCTTCACTGACAGCTTTGCCAGCTTTAAATTTAGCCACTTTACTAGCTTTTATTTTGATAGTCTCACCAGTTTGAGGGTTACGACCATCACGTGCTGAACGTTCGGATACACTAAATGTACCAAAGCCAATTAATGTAATAGAATCACCACCGGCCAATGTTTCGGTTACTGATTGGGTAAATGCATCTAATACTTTAGTAGCATCAGTTTTAGTTGTACCTGATTTAGAAGCCAACAGATCTATTAATTCGGATTTGTTCATGAGGATATGAGTTTTAAAATTTAAATTTAGAATTTCAATTTACACAAACAGTGCCAATATCCAAACACATCAGTCACCCTTACATAATTCATCCAAGGATTAATCCTTCTAATGTAAGATATACTCTGTGAAATTTAATTTTATATGAGCAGAATTTTAAATTATACATCTGCGATAGTTTCTAAGGAGCGAATAATATTTTCGACCAAGACATTATCCAGAACAATATCTTTTTGCTCTAGAGTTGTAGTAAGTATTCGAAAATTTCGATCATCATCCCTTTCAAATATCAATTCTTGTCCATTAACAATAATGTGAAACTTATAGTCGTAACCGAAAGTAACCAAACGACTATTAAAACTTATTTCCTCTCCATTATGGATAACAGGCAGTTCAAAAAAATGTTCCATGCTTAGAAATCAACAAAGATAATTATTACCTAGATAGTAATTAAAGGTTGAAAATCGGCATTTCTAAAACGATCCAAAATTTCGGACCTGAATTGATGTCTAGACAAAATTAAAATGTATCAAAGACAAGGACAAGATTAGCAATGTTTTATTTTAATAACTAGTACATAATAGTCAAAAGAAGTACAAATAGAAAGGAAGATGCTCCATCATTCAAATCTATTAGTTAATATGCGTAAATTAGATAATCAATCAATTATCCCAATCATGACACTTATCCCTAATTTTTCAGGCGGCTTGTTTTGGCGTACCATGAAGGCTTCCTTTTTTGGTAGAATAGAAACGTCCAATCAGCCAGGCAACTTCAAACCCTATTTCCAATACCAAATAGGAAAGAACAATACCGGGTATGATTTGTTCTTTTCCAAGGAGCCTAATGCGCAGCAGTATTACAACGAAGCATTTGGTAAGATGGCAGGCTACTTACCCATTGAGATTTCTGATTTTCTTTCCTACCATTATCAGGCGTACACCAACAATGAAGAATTTTTACATTTCCTGACATTAGAATTAGCACACAGAATAAGAAATGCAGGTTCTCAAGCATACAGAAAAAAACTCGAAATAGCCGTAGATTGGCTAAATACACAAAATGATACACGTTTGGAGGTAGACAGAAATGCTATGAGAGTGTCTGTAAGAGCAGATTTGGATACGGTTTTAGCACAAAGCGAAAAAGAGGCTCTATCTCCAGAACGGATGGAGGAAATTGTTGGAAATCTAGTATCCAGAATGGAAGTGAAAATGAATAGCATCATAGATTCCGCAGAAAATGAAATACAACAGATTACTAATGGCTTTAGCACGGGAAATATAAAAATATCTAATCCGGAACAAGAAGATCTGATTATACGATTCTTTATATTGCTACAACAGGTACAAGCTCCTAGTTCTAACAATAATGAACCTTTAAGATATTTGTTTGCATGTTTTTCTAAAACAGATTTAGCGACTTTCCTACGAATGCACTTTGAAGCCTTCAGAAATTACAAGACGAGCACCCTCCAAAAGATGATTACCATACAACAAGAGCGAATCAAACCTCAACATGAAAAGGTAAAGAAACTGGAAGAAGCAATGGTTAGCTTTTTTTATTGAGCTTTTACAGGATGTATAATACAATTGAAACATAGATTAATATAAAAGAGTTAGTTCAAGTTTGGTTTTAAATAAGAGAAGTTAGCCTGCTATGGAAATCAGTAGATAAATATTTAATTTTGGATAGATAGAACATGATATAATCATTCAATTTGTGAATTATGGAAGAAACACTTAAAGATTTAAAAGACGAAGAATTGGTTTCCTTTGGAACTATGGATAAGTCCCCTTCGAATATGTCTGAAAAGGAATATGAAGAATGGAAAATAAAAAGTAAAGACTTTGTGCGAGAATATCTCTTTTCCATTAATCAACCACTTGTCTATGAAAAGGACGGCGTGATGGTTGCAGAGTATAAAGATGGAAGAATTGAAAAAGTATAGCTACCATGGCTAGGATTTACATTCTCGCAGGCGCTCCTGGTGCGGGGAAAGTACATCTGGTAGACTCTTCATACCCATGGGAATGGAAATTCTGGACTCTGATGATATGTCGCTAAGGTATAAAATAGCGGGCTATACCGATTTCAGAGAAATGGGGCAGCTTAAATTCATGGATATTTAATAATAGACTTTTCTCTAATGAGAATTTTGCCATAGAACTCAATCTTGGGTTTGATCACCATTACAATTATGTAAAAAGAATTAAACAGGTCAATTCTGAAAATGAAATAATAGTTGTACGGTTCCATACGGATGATGTAAATCTTTGTCTGGATAGGGCAAAAATGAGAGCGGAAAATGGCAGACATCTCGTAGTTCCAGAAGTTATACATACATGTATGACAATATATTTCCTTTATTCAATAAATACAGAGATCGTTTTTCTGGTCTTAATGCTGTGAATGTAGAAAAAACGGGTAATACATATTTTAGTTTGGAGTATGACTTCAAAAAGAAAGCAGGCGCCTTGCCTGCTGAAATCACTTAACTTGTATTAGCCAAAACTTAATCTGACATAGTATGTTAAACTATTAACCACTAAACAGTCAGATTATGAATCAGACACAAAAGCTAATCCAACCCAAAATGGGCTTGTTGAAGTTGGCAGAGAAATTAGGCAACGTTAGTGGAGTCTGTAAGGTAATGGGGTACAGCGGTGACAGTTTTTACCGCTTCCAAAAGCTGTATGAGGAAGGTGGAGAAAATTCAATTAATAGATTCAGCTAGTAAAATAGCGGCTTTTTTTCTGTAAATGCTTTTTGCCCAGATAATATAAGCATTATGTAGTTTGCCTTTTTCTTTAATTGGGATATAAATTAAATCGTTTGTGTTTTCCATTAATGCCGAAGTAGATAAAATAGTGGACCACAAGCCCGTTTTCACGATTTCTAATAAGGTTGCAATATCATTCACTTCTAATCCAATTTTAGGCGTAATATTTTCCTTTTCATAAAGCTTGTCCAAATAACGTCGAGTATTGAATCCCTTGGTTGGAAGTGCTAAAGGTTCATTCTTCAATTGCGAAAAAATTACTTGCTTTTTTTGAGACAAAGAATGATTTCTATTTGTAACAAAGGATAAGCTAGACTGAAATAATAAATTGTATTCAAATTGCCGTTCATCTACAATATCACTATAAGATAAAATAAAATCTACTTTTCCACTATCTAACAACTTTAATAATACTTCAGAAGTCTCAAGTATTATTTCAATATGTATCTGTGGATATGATCTAGAAAATTTTGCAATACCCTTTGTTAAATAACTGGTTAATGCATAGGACACTCCGACACAGATAGTGCCTGTTTTTAATTCTTTGAAATCACTTAAAATGAGTTTAGCACTTTCTGATTGCAAGATTGTCTGTCGTGCATAGGGTAAAAATAATTTGCCCGCAGCGGTGAGCCTTACTCTTTTTCCAATTCTATCAAAAAGCAATATATCTAATTCATTCTCTAATTGTTTTATTTGCTGAGAAAGTGTGCCTTGAGTTACAAAGCATCTATCTGCAGCCTCGGTAAAATTTAACAATTCTGCAGATGTAACAAAGTATTTGAGTTGCCTAATTTCCATAAGCAAATTTACATTAATTGAATTTATCAATGAATGTAATTGAAAAATTCAGTTTAATCAATTGATTATTTCGACTCAACTTTGTTTCAACAAAGAAAAAATACGCAACATGAATTTTGAAAATATAAATCAAATTTACGGTAGGAGTTTTTTATTTACGCCAGCAAACAAATCCGAATTATTTGAAAAGGCACTTCATTCTGGAGCGGATATTATACTGTTGGATTTAGAAGACGCAGTATCTATCGAAAATAAAAAGGAAGCCCGTCAAAATATTCAAACACTTTTTAGTAATGAGGACGATGATATAAATAGAATAGGAATTCGAATCAATGCACTTAATACCTCAATGGGTTTAGAAGATTTATTAATGTTGAAGGAATTGCCAGTATTGCCAAAGGTTATCGTTGTGCCAAAATTTGAGTCATACTATACTATTGAAATGATTCGTTCCATTCTGAATCACGTTGATTCCTTATCAATAATTGGTTTGATTGAAACGGCTTATAGTGTATCTCATTTATCTGAGATTTTAAACACTCCATTTAAACCTGATGCATTAATGCTAGGCGCAGCTGATCTATGTGCCGATTTAGATGCCGAAAATGATCTTCAAACTTTATTGTCTATAAGAAGTCAAATGGTTTCAGTTTGCGCAACTTATGGAATAGGACTAATAGATACTCCATTTTTTGAAATTCATAATTTGAATGGACTTAAGCAAGAAACTCAGTTAGTGAAAAGATTAGGGTTTAGTGCCAAAGCAGCCATTCATCCATCTCATATTTCCATTATCAATGAAACGTTTAGCCCATCTGATAATGAGATCGCAAGAGCCAAAGAAATTATCAAGTTAGCCAATAAGGGGGCAGGACAATTAAATGGTCACATGATAGACTATGCTATGGCTAAAAAAGCACATAAAATAATCAATAAAGCTGATTTAATTAAATAAACACTAAAATTTAAATACAATGGAAATTTCAATGTACAAAAAGGTTGGAGACAACCGATACCGAGAAACTTATGGTCTTTACTATGAAGACTTTGTCGTCGGTGATATATTTGAACATCGACCTGGGAGAACTATCACAGAAACAGATAATATATGGCAATGCTTATTGACTATGAACTCGCAACAATTGCATTTTGATTCCGTCTATGCTGCACATACAGAATGGAAAAAACCTCTGGTTGATAGTACAATTACGCTTTCTATCCTAACTGGCATGAGTGTTCATAGTGTAAGTGGAAAAGTCGTGGCAAATTTAGGATGGAATAATGTTAAGTGTTTGGCTCCTGTATTTGCAGGGGATACCTTATATGCCGAATCAGAAATTATATCTAAAAGAGAATCGAAAAGCCGTATTACTCAAGGTATTGTAACTGTAAAAACCATCGGGAAAAATCAAAACGCAGAAATTGTCATGGAATTTGAAAGAACAATGTTAATTTATAAAAAAGGTAACTCTCCAGAACAAACAGCTGGATATTAAAATAGAAAATATGCAAAGTATACAATCTCAATATGAGGAAAAATTAACCTCAGCACAGCAGGCAATAAAATTATTAGAAAATAATGATAAATTAGTTATAGGAATAGCCGTATCAGAACCGCCAGCACTATTAAATGAGTTGGCAAATCAAATTAAAAATGGCATTTATTCGAAAATTAAACTATACTATAATGAATCTAAAGCTCCTGCTGCCAATACCATATTACAATACGATTTTTTAGACGTTTTGGAATTGAACTGTTTGTTTTTAAGTGGAAATGAACGGAAATTAATTCAACAAGGAATGGCTAACAATAGAAAAGTGGTCAATTTTGTTCCTACTACATTTAGTCAGACTCCGAGGATTTTATCGGAAGAAATAGGCATTGACACATTTATGGCAACGGTTTCTCCTATGGATGAAAATGGCTATTTCACATTTGGAACCAATAATGATTATGGAACCACTGTTGCTCGGTCTGCCAAAAAAGTCATTATCGAGGTGAATGAAAATATGCCTCGCGTATTTGGTAATTCTTTATTACACATATCAGAAGTGAATGCGATTGTGGAAAACAACCAACCATTGACGGAAGTTCCACCTGTTCCCGCCAATGACGTGGATGACAAAATTGGGAAAATAATTTCAACGTTTATTCCGGACGGAGCGACATTGCAAATGGGTGTAGGCTCACTGCCTAATGCTATTTGTGCCCAATTGGTTAATCACAAGGATTTAGGAATTCACTCTGAGGTAATTACTCCTGGCATGATTAATCTTATCCAACAAGGAGTTATTACCAATAAATGCAAAAATATAAACAAACGTAAAAGTGTATTTACATTTGCCATGGGAGATAAAAATCTATATGACTTTATAAATAATAACCCCGCTGTAGAAAGCCATCCTGTTAATTACGTAAACGATCCTTCGGTAATTGCTCAAAACGATAAGGTAATTAGCGTGAATGCAACTGCGGAGATTGATCTTACAGGCGCATGTAATTCTGAATATATCAAAGGACATCAATATAGTTCTTCTGGAGGACAGTTAGACTTTGTGAGAGGAGCATATCTTTCTAAAGGTGGCAAATCCTTTATAGCCCTTCATTCTACAACAAAAGATGGGAAAATATCCAAAATAGTACCTAAACTATCAGGGCCCGTAACTACTCCAAGAACAGATACTCATTATGTTGTTACTGAATTTGGAGCAGTCAACCTTAAGGGCTTATCTACTCCAGAAAGAGCATTGGCTTTGATTGGTATTGCGCATCCTTCCTTTAGGGAAGAACTAATTGCTGCGGCAAAACAAAATCATTTAGTTTAGAATATTAAAATATTAACTATGATTATTGAAAGAATAGATCACATTGTTTTTACAGTTGCAGATATTGAAGCAACTGTAAAATTTTACACTGAAGTATTGAATTTTGAATTAGAAATTTTTAATGGAAACAGAAAGGCCTTAAAGTTTGGAAATCAAAAAATAAATCTTCACCAAAAAGGAAAAGAATTCGAGCCTATGGCTTTGTATCCAACTTGTGGCGCGATAGATCTTTGTTTTATCACCAAACTATCTATTAGCGATATTCAAAATGAATTGAGCGAAAAAGGTATTGTAATAGAAGAAGGCATTGTAGAAAGAACAGGTGCTTTAGGAAAAATAAATTCTATTTATCTAAGAGATCCTGATCATAATCTTATTGAAATAAGTTGTTATCAATAATTAAAAATAAAAACACTACCCAGGAAAAGTAAGGATAGTGTTTGCTCCGATTTGCTTAGACAGGTTCTTCTGCAACAAATATTTTCGATCATTCTTAGCCCATTAAATTAGCAGATCTAATATTGGAAGTAATGTTTTACTATAATTAGTAAAACAATAAGTTACGAA from Rhizosphaericola mali includes:
- a CDS encoding tyrosine-type recombinase/integrase, which codes for MEFNNYLQFFGASAVSKLTDLIQNQEQDILVKFKQQIKQVEINKVEKVRIDLSEGGSLIQFMEKLIPTLNRTSGTLAQYRTTFKNLKSFQKECYKRPVHFESIDMDFYNAYVSYCQMEKEYSVNTIGKEVKHIKFFMAEAEERELHSNFKFKSKRFKKTSEESFSVYLSEDQIKTLNKLHLENTPQDEVIRDLFVASCWLGLRVGNLLEISKSHIHGNLISIRGEKTSEYIDIPLHPIVKKTIVKYGGILPNSISEWQINRRIKDIVKMAGFTDDIAYSITKGGRKVSMNEPFYSLVTTHTARRSFATNMYKRGINIQTIMAITGHNSERTFMSYVKSKRINAIKEMEDIFK
- a CDS encoding Arm DNA-binding domain-containing protein, with translation MEPRFYLSNKLNKQGRSTVMLYLYCHGKRITISTGKVIKPTNWNENAQRAR
- a CDS encoding site-specific integrase; amino-acid sequence: MLDGCVSLEDLKNIYSGKKFNQKSLLDAFTFHNKRFLEKVASGRNSDRTYKRYEITKEKVSTFLNEQYQLDDLPLSQIQFGFASDLEHYLCNVTKIGINTAMKYIKITKQVLKLAVDQGWITNNPIGGFKCSYENPQREILTMAEIEMIYNKPLLPRLGQVRDVYIFCCFTGLAFTDVCELTSGNIKIGIDGEKWIMTDRQKTGTSEEVPLLPVALEILDKYSSNLLLQRKKQLLPLCSNQRFNGYLQEIADICGIDKHLTSHTARHTFATTVTLENDVPIETVSRMLGHKSIRTTQIYAKITRKKISNNMRTLKDKLKMGREAY
- a CDS encoding HU family DNA-binding protein; the protein is MNKSELIDLLASKSGTTKTDATKVLDAFTQSVTETLAGGDSITLIGFGTFSVSERSARDGRNPQTGETIKIKASKVAKFKAGKAVSEALNVKPKKKTKK
- a CDS encoding LysR substrate-binding domain-containing protein, yielding MEIRQLKYFVTSAELLNFTEAADRCFVTQGTLSQQIKQLENELDILLFDRIGKRVRLTAAGKLFLPYARQTILQSESAKLILSDFKELKTGTICVGVSYALTSYLTKGIAKFSRSYPQIHIEIILETSEVLLKLLDSGKVDFILSYSDIVDERQFEYNLLFQSSLSFVTNRNHSLSQKKQVIFSQLKNEPLALPTKGFNTRRYLDKLYEKENITPKIGLEVNDIATLLEIVKTGLWSTILSTSALMENTNDLIYIPIKEKGKLHNAYIIWAKSIYRKKAAILLAESIN
- a CDS encoding aldolase/citrate lyase family protein, with product MNFENINQIYGRSFLFTPANKSELFEKALHSGADIILLDLEDAVSIENKKEARQNIQTLFSNEDDDINRIGIRINALNTSMGLEDLLMLKELPVLPKVIVVPKFESYYTIEMIRSILNHVDSLSIIGLIETAYSVSHLSEILNTPFKPDALMLGAADLCADLDAENDLQTLLSIRSQMVSVCATYGIGLIDTPFFEIHNLNGLKQETQLVKRLGFSAKAAIHPSHISIINETFSPSDNEIARAKEIIKLANKGAGQLNGHMIDYAMAKKAHKIINKADLIK
- a CDS encoding MaoC/PaaZ C-terminal domain-containing protein; the protein is MEISMYKKVGDNRYRETYGLYYEDFVVGDIFEHRPGRTITETDNIWQCLLTMNSQQLHFDSVYAAHTEWKKPLVDSTITLSILTGMSVHSVSGKVVANLGWNNVKCLAPVFAGDTLYAESEIISKRESKSRITQGIVTVKTIGKNQNAEIVMEFERTMLIYKKGNSPEQTAGY
- a CDS encoding acetyl-CoA hydrolase/transferase family protein, whose protein sequence is MQSIQSQYEEKLTSAQQAIKLLENNDKLVIGIAVSEPPALLNELANQIKNGIYSKIKLYYNESKAPAANTILQYDFLDVLELNCLFLSGNERKLIQQGMANNRKVVNFVPTTFSQTPRILSEEIGIDTFMATVSPMDENGYFTFGTNNDYGTTVARSAKKVIIEVNENMPRVFGNSLLHISEVNAIVENNQPLTEVPPVPANDVDDKIGKIISTFIPDGATLQMGVGSLPNAICAQLVNHKDLGIHSEVITPGMINLIQQGVITNKCKNINKRKSVFTFAMGDKNLYDFINNNPAVESHPVNYVNDPSVIAQNDKVISVNATAEIDLTGACNSEYIKGHQYSSSGGQLDFVRGAYLSKGGKSFIALHSTTKDGKISKIVPKLSGPVTTPRTDTHYVVTEFGAVNLKGLSTPERALALIGIAHPSFREELIAAAKQNHLV
- a CDS encoding VOC family protein, producing the protein MIIERIDHIVFTVADIEATVKFYTEVLNFELEIFNGNRKALKFGNQKINLHQKGKEFEPMALYPTCGAIDLCFITKLSISDIQNELSEKGIVIEEGIVERTGALGKINSIYLRDPDHNLIEISCYQ